From a single Loxodonta africana isolate mLoxAfr1 chromosome 9, mLoxAfr1.hap2, whole genome shotgun sequence genomic region:
- the FBXO10 gene encoding F-box only protein 10 isoform X1, which translates to MCGHCCSTPLLDQIPASMIPCLDSKATMDAGGLPLELWRVILAYLHLPDLGRCSLVCRAWYELILSLDSTRWRQLCLGCTECRHPNWPNQPDVEPESWREAFKQHYLASRTWTKNALDLESSVCFSLFRRRRERRTLTVGSGREFDSLGSALAMASLYDRIVLFPGVYEEQGEIILKVPVEIVGRGKLGEVALLASIDQHCSTTRLCNLVFMPAWFSPIMYKTTSGHVQFDNCNFENGHIQVHGPGTCQVKFCIFKNTHIFLHNVPLCILENCEFVGSENNSVTVEGHPSADKNWAYKYLLGLIKSSPSFLPTEDSDSLMSLDLESRDQAWSPRTCDIVIEGSQSPTSPASSSPKDSKAGSQEAEVASDGERVAQTPDSSDGGLSPSGEDEDVDQLTYRLSYQVQGPRPVLGGSFLSPPLPGASIQLPSCLVLNSLQQELQKDKEAMALASSVQGCLIRKCLFRDGKGGVFVCSCGRAKMEGNVFRNLTYAVRCIHNSKIVMLRNDVYRCRASGIFLRLEGGGLIAGNNIYHNAEAGVDIRKKSNPLILCNQIHHGLRSGIVVLGNGKGIIRNNQIFSNKEAGIYILYHGNPVVSGNHIFKGRAAGVAVNENGKGLITENVIRENQWGGVDIRRGGTPVLRSNLICFGYSDGVVVGDEGRGLIEGNTIYANKGCGVWMMSSSLPHVTSNHVSYNGLYGVAVFSQKDGSSEFPGGHGAQENFSEDGDAILWETELEKDDDLLRRPVTVALVESNSINHNGASGLYVQSGEALHIITNVIHANGDRGITVAQSSQLTHVANNSISCNRQSGVKVEAQCKVELRGNGIYDNRGHGIITKGDSTVVIENDIIGNRGSGLQLLPRSDTKVIKNRIHSFRAYGIAVRGRAKALVQENIIFQGKTNKTIFQQISNNRECIMQNNKFLVFKKKSDTWRLVNPPARPHLENSLRGPSAAHNGRKVAAMATRITARVEGGYHSNRSIFCTIL; encoded by the exons GCGACCATGGACGCTGGtggcctccccctggagctgtgGCGTGTGATCTTAGCCTACCTGCACCTTCCCGACTTGGGCCGCTGTAGCCTGGTATGCAGGGCCTGGTACGAGCTGATCCTCAGTCTCGACAGCACCCGGTGGCGGCAGCTGTGTCTGGGCTGCACCGAGTGTCGCCACCCCAACTGGCCCAACCAGCCTGATGTGGAGCCTGAGTCTTGGAGGGAGGCCTTCAAGCAGCACTACCTTGCCTCCAGGACATGGACCAAGAACGCCCTGGACTTGGAGTCCTCTGTCTGCTTTTCTCTGTTTCGCCGGAGAAGGGAACGGCGTACACTGACTGTCGGGTCAGGCCGTGAGTTTGACAGCCTGGGCAGTGCCTTGGCCATGGCCAGCCTATATGACCGGATTGTGCTGTTCCCAGGTGTGTACGAAGAGCAAGGGGAAATCATCCTGAAGGTGCCTGTGGAGATTGTAGGCCGCGGGAAGCTGGGTGAAGTGGCCCTCCTAGCCAGCATTGATCAGCACTGCTCAACCACACGCCTGTGCAATCTCGTCTTCATGCCGGCGTGGTTCTCCCCCATCATGTATAAG ACAACATCGGGTCATGTCCAGTTTGACAACTGCAACTTTGAGAATGGACACATCCAGGTCCATGGCCCAGGCACATGCCAAGTGAAGTTTTGCATCTTCAAAAACACCCATATCTTTCTGCACAACGTGCCCCTTTGTATCCTGGAAAACTGTGAATTTGTGGGCAGTGAAAACAACTCTGTGACCGTTGAGGGCCACCCATCTGCAGATAAGAACTGGGCCTACAAGTATCTATTAGGGCTTATCAAGTCCTCTCCCAGTTTCCTCCCCACAGAGGACTCTGACTCTTTAATGTCCCTGGACCTAGAGAGCAGGGACCAGGCCTGGAGCCCAAGGACCTGTGACATTGTCATTGAGGGCAGCCAAAGCCCCACCAGCCCAGCCTCTAGCTCCCCAAAGGACTCCAAGGCTGGCTCACAGGAGGCAGAGGTGGCCAGCGATGGGGAAAGGGTGGCACAGACCCCAGACAGCAGTGATGGAGGCCTGAGTCCCAGCGGTGAGGATGAGGACGTGGACCAGCTCACGTACAGACTGTCCTACCAAGTGCAGGGCCCTCGCCCAGTATTGGGGGGCTCTTTTCTGAGTCCACCACTGCCGGGAGCATCCATTCAGCTGCCCAGCTGCCTAGTGCTGAACTCACTGCAGCAAGAGCTGCAGAAGGACAAGGAGGCCATGGCCCTGGCCAGCTCTGTGCAGGGCTGCCTCATCCGCAAGTGCCTGTTCCGGGATGGGAAGGGGGGTGTCTTCGTTTGCTCCTGTGGTCGAGCCAAGATGGAAGGAAATGTCTTCCGGAACCTGACTTACGCAGTACGGTGTATACACAATAGCAAG ATCGTCATGCTCAGGAATGACGTTTACCGTTGCAGAGCATCAGGCATCTTTCTTCGCTTGGAGGGTGGAGGCTTGATCGCTGGCAACAACATTTATCATAACGCAGAGGCTGGCGTGGACATCCGGAAGAAGTCCAACCCACTCATACTG TGTAATCAGATCCACCACGGCCTTCGCTCTGGCATTGTCGTCCTTGGTAATGGGAAAGGCATCATCCGAAACAatcaaatattttcaaataaggaaGCTGGCATTTATATTCTGTACCACGGAAACCCAGTTGTGAG TGGGAACCACATTTTTAAGGGCCGTGCTGCTGGCGTAGCAGTGAATGAGAACGGCAAAGGCCTCATCACAG AAAATGTCATCCGCGAGAATCAGTGGGGAGGTGTGGACATCCGTCGTGGAGGGACCCCTGTCCTCAGGAGCAACCTTATCTGCTTTGGCTATTCAGATGGCGTGGTTGTGGGAGACGAAGGCCGAGGGCTGATAGAAGGAAATACCATCTATG CTAACAAGGGCTGTGGTGTATGGATGATGTCGTCCAGCCTGCCCCACGTCACCAGCAATCATGTCAGCTACAATGGCCTGTATGGCGTGGCAGTGTTTAGCCAGAAGGATGGCTCCAGCGAGTTCCCTGGAGGCCATGGGGCCCAGGAGAACTTCAGTGAGGACGGGGACGCCATCCTCTgggagacagagctggagaaggatGACGACCTGCTGCGCCGGCCCGTCACCGTCGCTCTTGTGGAGTCTAACAGCATTAACCACAATGGAG CCTCAGGACTCTACGTGCAGAGTGGCGAGGCACTGCACATCATCACCAACGTGATCCACGCCAACGGGGACAGAGGCATCACTGTGGCCCAGAGCAGCCAGCTCACCCATGTGGCCAACAACAGCATCTCCTGCAACCGTCAGAGCGGGGTCAAGGTCGAGGCCCAGTGCAAGGTGGAGCTCCGGGGCAATGGTATCTATGACAACAGAGGCCATGGCATCATCACCAAGGGTGACAGCACTGTCGTCATTGAAAATGACATCATTGGCAACCGCGGCAGTGGGCTGCAGCTGCTGCCTAGGTCCGACACaaag GTAATAAAGAACCGGATCCATTCATTCCGGGCCTACGGCATTGCGGTACGGGGTCGCGCCAAGGCCCTGGTGCAAGAGAACATCATCTTCCAGGGCAAGACCAATAAGACCATCTTTCAGCAGATCTCAAACAACCGAGAATGTATCATGCAAAACAATAAGTTCCTGGTCTTCAAGAAAAA GTCTGATACGTGGCGCCTGGTGAACCCACCAGCACGGCCTCACCTTGAAAACTCTCTTAGAGGCCCCTCTGCAGCCCATAATGGGCGGAAGGTGGCAGCCATGGCTACCAGGATCACAGCCCGTGTGGAAGGTGGTTACCACAGCAACCGCAGCATTTTCTGCACCATCCTATAA
- the FBXO10 gene encoding F-box only protein 10 isoform X3 translates to MCGHCCSTPLLDQIPASMIPCLDSKATMDAGGLPLELWRVILAYLHLPDLGRCSLVCRAWYELILSLDSTRWRQLCLGCTECRHPNWPNQPDVEPESWREAFKQHYLASRTWTKNALDLESSVCFSLFRRRRERRTLTVGSGREFDSLGSALAMASLYDRIVLFPGVYEEQGEIILKVPVEIVGRGKLGEVALLASIDQHCSTTRLCNLVFMPAWFSPIMYKIVMLRNDVYRCRASGIFLRLEGGGLIAGNNIYHNAEAGVDIRKKSNPLILCNQIHHGLRSGIVVLGNGKGIIRNNQIFSNKEAGIYILYHGNPVVSGNHIFKGRAAGVAVNENGKGLITENVIRENQWGGVDIRRGGTPVLRSNLICFGYSDGVVVGDEGRGLIEGNTIYANKGCGVWMMSSSLPHVTSNHVSYNGLYGVAVFSQKDGSSEFPGGHGAQENFSEDGDAILWETELEKDDDLLRRPVTVALVESNSINHNGASGLYVQSGEALHIITNVIHANGDRGITVAQSSQLTHVANNSISCNRQSGVKVEAQCKVELRGNGIYDNRGHGIITKGDSTVVIENDIIGNRGSGLQLLPRSDTKVIKNRIHSFRAYGIAVRGRAKALVQENIIFQGKTNKTIFQQISNNRECIMQNNKFLVFKKKSDTWRLVNPPARPHLENSLRGPSAAHNGRKVAAMATRITARVEGGYHSNRSIFCTIL, encoded by the exons GCGACCATGGACGCTGGtggcctccccctggagctgtgGCGTGTGATCTTAGCCTACCTGCACCTTCCCGACTTGGGCCGCTGTAGCCTGGTATGCAGGGCCTGGTACGAGCTGATCCTCAGTCTCGACAGCACCCGGTGGCGGCAGCTGTGTCTGGGCTGCACCGAGTGTCGCCACCCCAACTGGCCCAACCAGCCTGATGTGGAGCCTGAGTCTTGGAGGGAGGCCTTCAAGCAGCACTACCTTGCCTCCAGGACATGGACCAAGAACGCCCTGGACTTGGAGTCCTCTGTCTGCTTTTCTCTGTTTCGCCGGAGAAGGGAACGGCGTACACTGACTGTCGGGTCAGGCCGTGAGTTTGACAGCCTGGGCAGTGCCTTGGCCATGGCCAGCCTATATGACCGGATTGTGCTGTTCCCAGGTGTGTACGAAGAGCAAGGGGAAATCATCCTGAAGGTGCCTGTGGAGATTGTAGGCCGCGGGAAGCTGGGTGAAGTGGCCCTCCTAGCCAGCATTGATCAGCACTGCTCAACCACACGCCTGTGCAATCTCGTCTTCATGCCGGCGTGGTTCTCCCCCATCATGTATAAG ATCGTCATGCTCAGGAATGACGTTTACCGTTGCAGAGCATCAGGCATCTTTCTTCGCTTGGAGGGTGGAGGCTTGATCGCTGGCAACAACATTTATCATAACGCAGAGGCTGGCGTGGACATCCGGAAGAAGTCCAACCCACTCATACTG TGTAATCAGATCCACCACGGCCTTCGCTCTGGCATTGTCGTCCTTGGTAATGGGAAAGGCATCATCCGAAACAatcaaatattttcaaataaggaaGCTGGCATTTATATTCTGTACCACGGAAACCCAGTTGTGAG TGGGAACCACATTTTTAAGGGCCGTGCTGCTGGCGTAGCAGTGAATGAGAACGGCAAAGGCCTCATCACAG AAAATGTCATCCGCGAGAATCAGTGGGGAGGTGTGGACATCCGTCGTGGAGGGACCCCTGTCCTCAGGAGCAACCTTATCTGCTTTGGCTATTCAGATGGCGTGGTTGTGGGAGACGAAGGCCGAGGGCTGATAGAAGGAAATACCATCTATG CTAACAAGGGCTGTGGTGTATGGATGATGTCGTCCAGCCTGCCCCACGTCACCAGCAATCATGTCAGCTACAATGGCCTGTATGGCGTGGCAGTGTTTAGCCAGAAGGATGGCTCCAGCGAGTTCCCTGGAGGCCATGGGGCCCAGGAGAACTTCAGTGAGGACGGGGACGCCATCCTCTgggagacagagctggagaaggatGACGACCTGCTGCGCCGGCCCGTCACCGTCGCTCTTGTGGAGTCTAACAGCATTAACCACAATGGAG CCTCAGGACTCTACGTGCAGAGTGGCGAGGCACTGCACATCATCACCAACGTGATCCACGCCAACGGGGACAGAGGCATCACTGTGGCCCAGAGCAGCCAGCTCACCCATGTGGCCAACAACAGCATCTCCTGCAACCGTCAGAGCGGGGTCAAGGTCGAGGCCCAGTGCAAGGTGGAGCTCCGGGGCAATGGTATCTATGACAACAGAGGCCATGGCATCATCACCAAGGGTGACAGCACTGTCGTCATTGAAAATGACATCATTGGCAACCGCGGCAGTGGGCTGCAGCTGCTGCCTAGGTCCGACACaaag GTAATAAAGAACCGGATCCATTCATTCCGGGCCTACGGCATTGCGGTACGGGGTCGCGCCAAGGCCCTGGTGCAAGAGAACATCATCTTCCAGGGCAAGACCAATAAGACCATCTTTCAGCAGATCTCAAACAACCGAGAATGTATCATGCAAAACAATAAGTTCCTGGTCTTCAAGAAAAA GTCTGATACGTGGCGCCTGGTGAACCCACCAGCACGGCCTCACCTTGAAAACTCTCTTAGAGGCCCCTCTGCAGCCCATAATGGGCGGAAGGTGGCAGCCATGGCTACCAGGATCACAGCCCGTGTGGAAGGTGGTTACCACAGCAACCGCAGCATTTTCTGCACCATCCTATAA
- the FBXO10 gene encoding F-box only protein 10 isoform X2, with amino-acid sequence MDAGGLPLELWRVILAYLHLPDLGRCSLVCRAWYELILSLDSTRWRQLCLGCTECRHPNWPNQPDVEPESWREAFKQHYLASRTWTKNALDLESSVCFSLFRRRRERRTLTVGSGREFDSLGSALAMASLYDRIVLFPGVYEEQGEIILKVPVEIVGRGKLGEVALLASIDQHCSTTRLCNLVFMPAWFSPIMYKTTSGHVQFDNCNFENGHIQVHGPGTCQVKFCIFKNTHIFLHNVPLCILENCEFVGSENNSVTVEGHPSADKNWAYKYLLGLIKSSPSFLPTEDSDSLMSLDLESRDQAWSPRTCDIVIEGSQSPTSPASSSPKDSKAGSQEAEVASDGERVAQTPDSSDGGLSPSGEDEDVDQLTYRLSYQVQGPRPVLGGSFLSPPLPGASIQLPSCLVLNSLQQELQKDKEAMALASSVQGCLIRKCLFRDGKGGVFVCSCGRAKMEGNVFRNLTYAVRCIHNSKIVMLRNDVYRCRASGIFLRLEGGGLIAGNNIYHNAEAGVDIRKKSNPLILCNQIHHGLRSGIVVLGNGKGIIRNNQIFSNKEAGIYILYHGNPVVSGNHIFKGRAAGVAVNENGKGLITENVIRENQWGGVDIRRGGTPVLRSNLICFGYSDGVVVGDEGRGLIEGNTIYANKGCGVWMMSSSLPHVTSNHVSYNGLYGVAVFSQKDGSSEFPGGHGAQENFSEDGDAILWETELEKDDDLLRRPVTVALVESNSINHNGASGLYVQSGEALHIITNVIHANGDRGITVAQSSQLTHVANNSISCNRQSGVKVEAQCKVELRGNGIYDNRGHGIITKGDSTVVIENDIIGNRGSGLQLLPRSDTKVIKNRIHSFRAYGIAVRGRAKALVQENIIFQGKTNKTIFQQISNNRECIMQNNKFLVFKKKSDTWRLVNPPARPHLENSLRGPSAAHNGRKVAAMATRITARVEGGYHSNRSIFCTIL; translated from the exons ATGGACGCTGGtggcctccccctggagctgtgGCGTGTGATCTTAGCCTACCTGCACCTTCCCGACTTGGGCCGCTGTAGCCTGGTATGCAGGGCCTGGTACGAGCTGATCCTCAGTCTCGACAGCACCCGGTGGCGGCAGCTGTGTCTGGGCTGCACCGAGTGTCGCCACCCCAACTGGCCCAACCAGCCTGATGTGGAGCCTGAGTCTTGGAGGGAGGCCTTCAAGCAGCACTACCTTGCCTCCAGGACATGGACCAAGAACGCCCTGGACTTGGAGTCCTCTGTCTGCTTTTCTCTGTTTCGCCGGAGAAGGGAACGGCGTACACTGACTGTCGGGTCAGGCCGTGAGTTTGACAGCCTGGGCAGTGCCTTGGCCATGGCCAGCCTATATGACCGGATTGTGCTGTTCCCAGGTGTGTACGAAGAGCAAGGGGAAATCATCCTGAAGGTGCCTGTGGAGATTGTAGGCCGCGGGAAGCTGGGTGAAGTGGCCCTCCTAGCCAGCATTGATCAGCACTGCTCAACCACACGCCTGTGCAATCTCGTCTTCATGCCGGCGTGGTTCTCCCCCATCATGTATAAG ACAACATCGGGTCATGTCCAGTTTGACAACTGCAACTTTGAGAATGGACACATCCAGGTCCATGGCCCAGGCACATGCCAAGTGAAGTTTTGCATCTTCAAAAACACCCATATCTTTCTGCACAACGTGCCCCTTTGTATCCTGGAAAACTGTGAATTTGTGGGCAGTGAAAACAACTCTGTGACCGTTGAGGGCCACCCATCTGCAGATAAGAACTGGGCCTACAAGTATCTATTAGGGCTTATCAAGTCCTCTCCCAGTTTCCTCCCCACAGAGGACTCTGACTCTTTAATGTCCCTGGACCTAGAGAGCAGGGACCAGGCCTGGAGCCCAAGGACCTGTGACATTGTCATTGAGGGCAGCCAAAGCCCCACCAGCCCAGCCTCTAGCTCCCCAAAGGACTCCAAGGCTGGCTCACAGGAGGCAGAGGTGGCCAGCGATGGGGAAAGGGTGGCACAGACCCCAGACAGCAGTGATGGAGGCCTGAGTCCCAGCGGTGAGGATGAGGACGTGGACCAGCTCACGTACAGACTGTCCTACCAAGTGCAGGGCCCTCGCCCAGTATTGGGGGGCTCTTTTCTGAGTCCACCACTGCCGGGAGCATCCATTCAGCTGCCCAGCTGCCTAGTGCTGAACTCACTGCAGCAAGAGCTGCAGAAGGACAAGGAGGCCATGGCCCTGGCCAGCTCTGTGCAGGGCTGCCTCATCCGCAAGTGCCTGTTCCGGGATGGGAAGGGGGGTGTCTTCGTTTGCTCCTGTGGTCGAGCCAAGATGGAAGGAAATGTCTTCCGGAACCTGACTTACGCAGTACGGTGTATACACAATAGCAAG ATCGTCATGCTCAGGAATGACGTTTACCGTTGCAGAGCATCAGGCATCTTTCTTCGCTTGGAGGGTGGAGGCTTGATCGCTGGCAACAACATTTATCATAACGCAGAGGCTGGCGTGGACATCCGGAAGAAGTCCAACCCACTCATACTG TGTAATCAGATCCACCACGGCCTTCGCTCTGGCATTGTCGTCCTTGGTAATGGGAAAGGCATCATCCGAAACAatcaaatattttcaaataaggaaGCTGGCATTTATATTCTGTACCACGGAAACCCAGTTGTGAG TGGGAACCACATTTTTAAGGGCCGTGCTGCTGGCGTAGCAGTGAATGAGAACGGCAAAGGCCTCATCACAG AAAATGTCATCCGCGAGAATCAGTGGGGAGGTGTGGACATCCGTCGTGGAGGGACCCCTGTCCTCAGGAGCAACCTTATCTGCTTTGGCTATTCAGATGGCGTGGTTGTGGGAGACGAAGGCCGAGGGCTGATAGAAGGAAATACCATCTATG CTAACAAGGGCTGTGGTGTATGGATGATGTCGTCCAGCCTGCCCCACGTCACCAGCAATCATGTCAGCTACAATGGCCTGTATGGCGTGGCAGTGTTTAGCCAGAAGGATGGCTCCAGCGAGTTCCCTGGAGGCCATGGGGCCCAGGAGAACTTCAGTGAGGACGGGGACGCCATCCTCTgggagacagagctggagaaggatGACGACCTGCTGCGCCGGCCCGTCACCGTCGCTCTTGTGGAGTCTAACAGCATTAACCACAATGGAG CCTCAGGACTCTACGTGCAGAGTGGCGAGGCACTGCACATCATCACCAACGTGATCCACGCCAACGGGGACAGAGGCATCACTGTGGCCCAGAGCAGCCAGCTCACCCATGTGGCCAACAACAGCATCTCCTGCAACCGTCAGAGCGGGGTCAAGGTCGAGGCCCAGTGCAAGGTGGAGCTCCGGGGCAATGGTATCTATGACAACAGAGGCCATGGCATCATCACCAAGGGTGACAGCACTGTCGTCATTGAAAATGACATCATTGGCAACCGCGGCAGTGGGCTGCAGCTGCTGCCTAGGTCCGACACaaag GTAATAAAGAACCGGATCCATTCATTCCGGGCCTACGGCATTGCGGTACGGGGTCGCGCCAAGGCCCTGGTGCAAGAGAACATCATCTTCCAGGGCAAGACCAATAAGACCATCTTTCAGCAGATCTCAAACAACCGAGAATGTATCATGCAAAACAATAAGTTCCTGGTCTTCAAGAAAAA GTCTGATACGTGGCGCCTGGTGAACCCACCAGCACGGCCTCACCTTGAAAACTCTCTTAGAGGCCCCTCTGCAGCCCATAATGGGCGGAAGGTGGCAGCCATGGCTACCAGGATCACAGCCCGTGTGGAAGGTGGTTACCACAGCAACCGCAGCATTTTCTGCACCATCCTATAA